Proteins encoded by one window of Shewanella avicenniae:
- a CDS encoding anthranilate synthase component II → MLLIIDNYDSFTYNLVQYFQQLGQQPLVLRNDELSVEQIAKLNPSHLVISPGPCTPNEAGISLAAIEAYAGKLPILGVCLGHQAIAQVFGAEVIRAQRVMHGKTSAISHNSQRLFADLPNPLTVTRYHSLLVDSVPNGFIEDAWFDDPVHGHEIMALSHPALQLYGVQFHPESILTQSGHALLQNFLAQ, encoded by the coding sequence ATGCTGTTGATTATCGATAACTACGATTCTTTCACCTATAACTTGGTGCAGTACTTTCAGCAGTTAGGTCAGCAGCCGCTCGTTTTACGCAATGATGAATTATCCGTTGAGCAGATTGCCAAGCTTAATCCGTCTCATTTGGTGATTTCACCAGGCCCTTGTACTCCTAATGAAGCGGGAATCTCACTCGCCGCCATCGAAGCTTACGCCGGTAAGTTACCTATTCTTGGAGTCTGTCTTGGCCATCAAGCGATTGCGCAAGTGTTTGGCGCAGAAGTGATTCGTGCCCAACGGGTGATGCATGGCAAAACCTCTGCCATTAGCCATAATAGCCAACGGCTATTTGCAGATTTACCCAACCCGTTAACCGTGACGCGCTACCATTCATTGCTCGTGGATAGTGTGCCGAATGGCTTTATTGAGGATGCCTGGTTTGATGACCCAGTACATGGGCACGAAATCATGGCGCTCAGTCATCCTGCGCTGCAGCTCTACGGCGTGCAGTTTCATCCAGAGTCGATATTGACCCAATCGGGTCACGCTTTGCTGCAAAACTTTCTCGCGCAATAA
- a CDS encoding S9 family peptidase, whose translation MNNYLRQLGLSAIALAVLSGCAATSAEQTLTAAVTVVAAPTLATPPVADQPLTLNQIMADPDWMGLTAEGAYWSDNGESVLFSRGKSASRLRDYYRLNIASGETEALPLAELHKASQRLGVYSADKKRKAYVYQNNLFVKDIASGNIQQLTRQADRIDGASFLNNGDVVYWQGDKVFQIDSASGMVAVLADIRFSKAPEGVKDPSSFLAKQQARLIQYVAQEHAKAKAAEDYKAVLRAADPTMAAEPFYLGEQDALQELSVSPDGQYLFLVLQDKNYTGRAQSDIMPNYIHADGEIESVPVRARVAEDDVPGQRFVVLDLAKHSQKDVTIEGLTGYNEDVLAKVKAENAKAEGKQYQSETKPRKIRLIEDWSWVQSALQWQDGKPVLAVMVEAVDNKDRWIATVDLQKGKFVTQHRLHDDAWINYDHNQFGWLPNSDTLFYLSEQSGYAQLYIKPLAGKEKALTSGNYVVSDVTVGPKAQYIYYKANKDHPGKYNVYRVELATGKNEQLTDWTGTLDYQLNPSGDSLLLTASQLTKPDELYLQPIGGELKQLTNYTSAEFANYPWQAPEIIEVPSTHGAGKVYARLYLPKGFDKRRAEKYPAVIFNHGAGYLQEVHYGFSGYFREFMFNNLLAQQGYVVLDMDYRGSKGYGRDWRTAIYRNMGHPEVEDLKDGVAWMVQNTNIDPTRVGTYGGSYGGFLTFMSMFREPELFKAGAALRPVADWAHYNTGYTSNILNTPDDDAIAYNRSSPIEFAAGLKNHLLILGGVVDNNVFFQDSVRLVQHLIELENPNFDMAYYPVEPHGFRQPSSWLDEYRRIFRLFETDVKPLKK comes from the coding sequence ATGAACAATTACCTTCGCCAACTTGGGCTGAGTGCAATTGCGCTGGCCGTTCTTTCAGGTTGTGCTGCTACCAGTGCTGAACAAACCTTAACCGCAGCAGTTACTGTGGTCGCCGCACCAACACTGGCGACACCGCCGGTTGCCGATCAACCTCTTACCTTGAATCAGATTATGGCCGACCCTGATTGGATGGGACTGACGGCAGAAGGCGCATATTGGAGCGATAACGGCGAATCAGTGCTGTTTTCTCGTGGTAAGAGTGCATCACGCCTACGTGATTACTACCGATTAAATATTGCCAGCGGCGAGACCGAAGCTCTGCCGTTAGCTGAGCTGCACAAGGCATCGCAACGTTTGGGCGTCTACAGTGCTGATAAAAAACGCAAAGCCTATGTGTATCAAAACAACTTGTTCGTGAAAGACATTGCCAGTGGCAACATCCAGCAACTCACTCGTCAAGCTGACCGCATCGACGGTGCCAGCTTCTTGAACAATGGCGATGTGGTTTATTGGCAAGGCGACAAGGTTTTCCAAATCGACAGCGCCAGCGGCATGGTTGCGGTGTTGGCCGACATTCGGTTTAGCAAAGCGCCAGAGGGCGTTAAAGACCCAAGCTCATTCCTCGCCAAGCAGCAAGCGCGCTTGATTCAATACGTGGCGCAAGAGCATGCGAAAGCCAAAGCGGCAGAAGATTACAAAGCGGTATTGCGCGCCGCAGACCCAACCATGGCGGCTGAGCCATTTTATCTCGGTGAGCAAGATGCGCTGCAAGAGCTGAGCGTATCGCCAGACGGGCAATACCTGTTCTTGGTGCTGCAAGACAAAAATTACACTGGCCGCGCGCAAAGCGACATCATGCCGAACTACATTCATGCCGATGGCGAGATTGAGTCTGTGCCAGTACGCGCTCGGGTTGCCGAAGATGATGTACCGGGGCAACGTTTTGTGGTGTTGGACTTGGCCAAACATAGCCAAAAGGATGTCACCATCGAAGGCTTAACTGGCTATAACGAAGATGTGTTAGCCAAGGTTAAAGCTGAAAATGCTAAAGCTGAAGGCAAGCAATATCAAAGCGAAACCAAACCGCGCAAAATCCGTTTGATTGAAGACTGGAGCTGGGTGCAAAGCGCTCTGCAGTGGCAAGATGGCAAACCTGTGTTAGCTGTCATGGTGGAAGCAGTTGATAACAAAGACCGTTGGATTGCCACGGTTGATCTGCAGAAGGGCAAGTTTGTTACCCAACACCGCCTGCATGATGATGCGTGGATTAACTATGATCACAACCAATTTGGTTGGTTGCCGAACAGCGACACCTTGTTCTATCTGTCTGAACAATCCGGCTATGCACAACTGTATATCAAACCTTTGGCTGGCAAAGAAAAGGCGTTAACCAGCGGCAACTATGTGGTGAGTGATGTGACCGTCGGGCCAAAGGCACAATACATCTATTACAAGGCCAACAAAGATCATCCCGGTAAATACAATGTTTATCGCGTTGAACTGGCCACTGGTAAAAATGAGCAGTTGACCGATTGGACGGGCACCTTGGATTATCAACTGAATCCAAGCGGCGATAGCTTGTTGCTGACCGCATCACAACTCACCAAACCTGATGAGTTGTATCTGCAGCCAATTGGCGGCGAACTCAAGCAACTGACCAATTACACCAGCGCAGAGTTTGCTAACTATCCTTGGCAGGCGCCAGAGATTATCGAAGTGCCATCTACCCACGGTGCCGGTAAAGTTTATGCCCGTTTATATCTGCCAAAAGGCTTTGATAAGCGCCGCGCAGAGAAGTATCCGGCCGTTATCTTTAACCACGGAGCGGGCTACCTGCAGGAAGTGCACTATGGCTTCTCGGGTTATTTCCGCGAGTTCATGTTCAACAATTTGTTGGCGCAGCAAGGCTACGTTGTGCTGGATATGGATTACCGCGGCTCAAAAGGCTATGGCCGTGATTGGCGTACTGCCATCTATCGCAACATGGGTCACCCAGAAGTGGAAGACTTGAAAGATGGTGTGGCGTGGATGGTACAAAATACCAACATCGACCCAACCCGCGTAGGCACCTATGGTGGCTCTTATGGCGGCTTCCTGACCTTTATGTCGATGTTCCGTGAGCCTGAGTTGTTCAAAGCGGGTGCAGCGTTGCGTCCAGTTGCGGATTGGGCTCACTACAACACGGGCTATACCTCAAACATTCTCAACACGCCGGATGATGATGCAATTGCTTATAACCGTAGCTCTCCGATTGAGTTTGCCGCGGGACTGAAAAACCATCTGCTGATATTGGGTGGCGTGGTGGATAACAACGTATTCTTCCAAGACAGTGTGCGTTTGGTGCAGCACTTAATTGAGCTGGAAAACCCGAACTTTGATATGGCGTACTATCCGGTTGAACCGCATGGTTTCCGTCAGCCTTCAAGTTGGTTAGATGAATACCGCCGTATTTTCCGCTTGTTTGAAACTGACGTAAAACCGCTTAAAAAATAA
- the sspA gene encoding stringent starvation protein SspA, with product MALAANKRSIMTLFSGADDLYSHQVRIVLAEKGVTVDVLQVDPNELPEDLLELNPYNSVPTLVDRELVLYESRIIMEYLDERFPHPPLMPVYPVSRGQTRLMMHRIEKDWYSLVDRIRNNDGADQARKELLESILAIAPVFIEMPYFMSEEFGLADCYLGPLLWRLPALGIELDGKASKEIKAYMTRVFERDSFKASLTETEREMRMGL from the coding sequence ATGGCTCTGGCTGCCAATAAACGCTCTATTATGACCCTGTTTTCCGGGGCTGATGATTTGTACAGCCATCAGGTTCGTATTGTACTGGCTGAAAAAGGGGTGACAGTGGATGTGCTGCAGGTAGACCCTAATGAACTACCTGAAGATCTGCTGGAACTGAATCCTTACAATTCAGTGCCAACACTGGTTGACCGTGAACTGGTGTTGTACGAAAGCCGTATCATTATGGAATACCTCGACGAGCGTTTTCCTCATCCACCATTGATGCCGGTTTATCCTGTATCACGTGGTCAAACTCGTTTGATGATGCACCGCATTGAAAAAGACTGGTATAGCTTGGTTGATCGCATTCGTAACAACGATGGTGCCGATCAAGCGCGTAAGGAACTGCTGGAGAGCATTCTGGCCATCGCACCAGTATTTATTGAAATGCCTTACTTCATGAGTGAAGAGTTCGGGTTAGCAGACTGCTACCTTGGCCCATTGTTGTGGCGTTTGCCAGCGCTGGGTATTGAACTTGATGGTAAAGCGTCAAAAGAGATCAAAGCTTACATGACTCGCGTGTTTGAACGTGATTCATTTAAAGCGTCTCTGACTGAAACCGAACGCGAAATGCGTATGGGGCTGTAA
- a CDS encoding aspartate aminotransferase family protein, with the protein MTVEIKLTREQFDEVMVPNYAPSPIIPVKGEGSRVWDQQGQEFIDFAGGIAVTALGHCHPALVAALKEQGEKLWHLSNVMTNEPALELATKLVNATFADKVFFANSGAEANEAALKLARRYAFDKYGEGKDQIIAFDKAFHGRTFFTVSVGGQATYSDGFGPKPQGITHIPYNDIAALEATVSEATCAIMIEPLQGEGGIISPDPEFLSKVRELADKYNALLIFDEVQTGVGRTGDLYAYMGTDVTPDILTSAKAIGGGFPLAAMLTTNEIAAHFKVGTHGSTYGGNPLACAIGNAVLDIVNTPEVLDGVKQREQLFRDGLNAINDKYHVFSQIRGKGLLLGGVLNEKYQGRSRDFLLASIDNGLMTLVAGANVVRFAPSLIIPEADIAEGLQRFEAAVAQVVAG; encoded by the coding sequence ATGACAGTAGAAATTAAGTTGACCCGCGAGCAATTCGACGAAGTTATGGTGCCTAATTATGCACCATCCCCTATCATTCCGGTAAAAGGGGAAGGCAGCCGAGTTTGGGATCAGCAAGGACAGGAGTTTATCGATTTTGCTGGTGGTATCGCGGTCACCGCATTGGGGCATTGTCACCCAGCGTTGGTTGCTGCATTGAAAGAGCAGGGCGAAAAACTGTGGCATCTATCAAACGTGATGACCAACGAGCCTGCGCTGGAACTTGCCACTAAACTGGTGAACGCCACATTTGCCGACAAAGTCTTTTTTGCCAACTCAGGTGCAGAAGCAAACGAAGCGGCGTTGAAACTGGCGCGTCGCTATGCGTTTGATAAATATGGTGAAGGCAAAGACCAAATTATTGCATTCGATAAGGCGTTCCACGGCCGTACCTTTTTCACAGTAAGTGTTGGTGGTCAAGCAACCTACTCTGATGGTTTTGGACCAAAGCCTCAAGGCATTACTCACATTCCTTACAATGATATTGCGGCACTTGAAGCAACTGTGTCTGAAGCCACTTGCGCCATTATGATTGAACCGCTGCAAGGCGAGGGCGGCATTATTAGCCCAGATCCAGAATTCCTCAGCAAAGTGCGTGAGTTAGCGGATAAATACAACGCGCTGCTGATCTTTGATGAAGTACAAACCGGTGTTGGCCGTACTGGCGATCTCTATGCCTACATGGGCACAGATGTCACGCCTGACATTTTGACTTCTGCCAAGGCGATTGGCGGTGGCTTCCCATTAGCGGCGATGCTGACCACCAATGAGATTGCAGCACACTTTAAAGTGGGCACACACGGTTCTACCTACGGTGGTAACCCGCTGGCGTGCGCTATTGGCAACGCAGTATTGGATATCGTCAACACCCCCGAAGTGCTCGACGGTGTGAAGCAGCGTGAGCAACTGTTCCGCGATGGCCTAAATGCCATCAACGACAAATACCACGTATTTTCACAAATTCGCGGTAAAGGCTTGTTGCTCGGCGGCGTGCTGAATGAAAAATATCAAGGCCGTAGCCGTGACTTCCTGTTGGCCTCTATCGATAACGGCTTAATGACCCTAGTTGCAGGGGCAAATGTGGTGCGTTTTGCGCCTTCGCTGATCATTCCTGAAGCAGATATTGCTGAAGGTTTACAACGCTTTGAAGCTGCAGTCGCACAGGTGGTAGCTGGTTAG
- a CDS encoding cytochrome b produces MKKLISWLDDRIPMSATYKRHVGQYPAPKNFNIWYLFGSLALVVLMNQLFTGVWLTMSYVPTTEGAFASVEYLMRDVEYGWLLRYMHSTGATAFFAVIYLHMFRGLLYGSYQKPRELLWIFGMLIFVVMMAEAFMGYLLPWGQMSYWGAQVIISLFGAIPVIGDDLTLWIRGDYVVSGATLNRFFALHVIALPLIMVVLIFLHLIALHEVGSNNPDGIEIKKYKDEDGWPLDGIPFHPYYTVKDVLGIAGFLMIFCFLVFFLPEGGGLMLESPNFEAANPLKTPDHITPVWYFTPFYAMLRAVPDKLGGIVVMGLSIALLFIVPWLDRCKVKSVRYRSRLHKINLTQFAVSFIALGVIGLLPETSVLKWCSRVFTIGYFGFFIALMLYSKHEVTKPVPERVSFK; encoded by the coding sequence ATGAAGAAACTAATTAGCTGGTTAGATGATCGCATTCCAATGTCCGCCACCTACAAGCGGCATGTGGGACAATACCCTGCACCTAAGAACTTCAATATCTGGTATCTGTTTGGCTCATTGGCCTTAGTGGTGTTAATGAATCAGCTATTTACTGGCGTTTGGCTTACCATGAGTTATGTGCCGACCACCGAAGGCGCATTTGCCTCGGTCGAATACTTGATGCGTGATGTCGAATACGGTTGGCTGCTGCGCTACATGCATTCGACTGGCGCGACCGCATTCTTTGCGGTGATCTATCTGCATATGTTCCGTGGGCTACTTTATGGTTCCTATCAAAAACCGCGCGAGTTGCTGTGGATTTTTGGCATGCTGATTTTTGTGGTGATGATGGCCGAAGCCTTTATGGGCTATCTGTTGCCTTGGGGGCAGATGTCCTATTGGGGCGCGCAGGTGATTATTTCGCTATTTGGCGCAATACCTGTAATAGGCGACGATTTAACGCTATGGATCCGCGGCGATTATGTGGTGTCGGGTGCTACGCTAAATCGTTTCTTTGCGCTGCATGTGATCGCGCTGCCATTAATTATGGTGGTGCTGATATTTTTGCATCTGATTGCATTGCACGAAGTGGGTTCAAATAATCCCGATGGTATCGAAATAAAAAAATACAAAGATGAAGATGGCTGGCCGCTCGACGGTATTCCGTTTCATCCCTATTACACAGTGAAAGACGTGCTCGGGATTGCCGGGTTCCTGATGATTTTCTGCTTTCTGGTGTTCTTTTTGCCAGAGGGCGGCGGTTTGATGTTGGAAAGCCCCAATTTTGAAGCGGCAAATCCACTAAAAACGCCGGACCATATTACGCCGGTCTGGTACTTCACCCCGTTTTACGCCATGTTGCGCGCGGTTCCTGATAAGCTTGGCGGCATCGTGGTGATGGGCTTATCGATTGCGCTGTTGTTTATTGTGCCTTGGCTTGACCGCTGCAAGGTGAAATCGGTGCGGTATCGCAGCCGATTACATAAGATCAATTTAACCCAGTTTGCGGTATCGTTTATTGCACTCGGTGTGATTGGGCTGTTGCCAGAAACTAGCGTGCTGAAGTGGTGCTCGCGGGTGTTTACCATCGGCTATTTCGGCTTTTTTATTGCGTTAATGCTTTACAGCAAGCACGAAGTGACCAAGCCAGTACCAGAAAGGGTGTCATTCAAATGA
- a CDS encoding glutathione S-transferase: MAHSGLPLLYNFRRCPYAMRARLALIASGVTVNVREIELKHKPTALMALSAKATVPVMQLTDGTVLDESADIAYWALQQQDRHQLLQLSAAEQHWTQALLKQNDTEFKYWLDRYKYFDRFPEQTQAAYWQQALVFLQQLEAQLASHQQGYLLQRPTIADLLVMPFVRQCAFVDQAMFAAAQLPWLQQWLAAWLAHPWFIAAMRKHPIWQPGDAEYCLSATLSR; encoded by the coding sequence ATGGCGCACTCGGGGCTACCATTACTCTATAATTTTCGTCGTTGCCCTTACGCAATGCGTGCACGATTGGCATTAATTGCCAGCGGTGTGACCGTTAACGTGCGTGAAATCGAACTCAAGCACAAGCCGACAGCGCTGATGGCGTTATCTGCCAAAGCCACTGTGCCGGTAATGCAGTTGACCGATGGCACTGTGTTAGATGAAAGCGCCGATATCGCCTATTGGGCGCTGCAGCAGCAAGACCGGCATCAGCTACTGCAGCTTTCCGCGGCGGAGCAGCATTGGACTCAGGCGCTGCTCAAACAGAATGATACTGAGTTCAAATATTGGCTCGACCGTTACAAATATTTTGACCGCTTCCCTGAGCAAACACAGGCCGCTTATTGGCAGCAGGCGCTAGTATTTTTACAGCAGTTGGAAGCGCAATTAGCGAGTCACCAACAGGGGTATTTATTGCAGCGGCCAACCATCGCTGATCTGCTTGTCATGCCATTTGTACGCCAATGCGCGTTTGTCGATCAAGCCATGTTTGCTGCGGCGCAATTACCTTGGCTGCAGCAATGGTTAGCCGCGTGGTTGGCGCATCCGTGGTTTATCGCGGCGATGAGAAAGCACCCTATATGGCAACCCGGTGATGCGGAATACTGTCTATCGGCAACATTATCCCGTTAG
- the hflC gene encoding protease modulator HflC, translating to MRGILIIAAIVIGVSLSSLMVVTEGERAIVSRFGEVLKDNVDGKPVTRVYGPGLHVKLPVIDKIRYLDARIQTLDGAADRFVTSEKKDLMVDSYVKWRIMDFEKFYLATNGGMKSNAEMLLQRKINSDLRTEFGKRTIKEIVSGISEDSAVAGSSRDELQRLALENAAISAQDLGIEVVDVRVKQINLPNNVSNSIFQRMRAERLAVAKEHRAKGKEEAETIRARTDANVVVTLANARRDAEVIKGQGDALAAKVYADAYNKDPEFYSFLRSLEAYKASFTGKSDVMVLAPDSEFFKYLKDGNK from the coding sequence ATGAGAGGTATTTTGATTATTGCTGCCATCGTGATTGGCGTGAGTCTGTCATCTTTGATGGTTGTGACTGAAGGTGAGCGTGCGATTGTGTCTCGCTTCGGTGAAGTATTAAAAGATAACGTTGACGGTAAACCGGTGACTCGTGTGTATGGCCCGGGCTTACACGTTAAGCTACCTGTCATTGATAAGATCCGCTATCTGGATGCGCGTATTCAAACCTTAGATGGTGCGGCAGACCGTTTCGTCACATCTGAGAAGAAAGACTTAATGGTCGACTCTTATGTTAAGTGGCGCATTATGGACTTTGAAAAGTTCTACTTGGCCACTAACGGCGGTATGAAGTCAAACGCTGAGATGTTGCTGCAACGCAAAATCAACAGCGACCTGCGTACTGAATTTGGTAAACGTACGATCAAAGAGATTGTTTCGGGTATCAGCGAAGACAGCGCGGTTGCGGGGTCAAGTCGTGACGAGTTGCAACGTTTAGCTCTGGAAAATGCCGCAATTAGTGCGCAAGACCTGGGTATTGAAGTGGTGGATGTGCGCGTTAAGCAGATCAACCTGCCGAATAATGTCAGTAACAGTATCTTCCAACGTATGCGCGCCGAACGTCTGGCGGTAGCTAAAGAACACCGTGCAAAAGGTAAAGAAGAAGCGGAAACAATCCGTGCTCGTACCGATGCCAACGTAGTGGTGACGTTGGCAAACGCGCGTCGTGATGCTGAGGTCATTAAAGGTCAAGGCGATGCATTAGCCGCTAAGGTTTATGCCGATGCCTACAACAAAGATCCTGAGTTCTATAGCTTCCTACGCAGTTTAGAAGCCTATAAAGCCAGCTTTACCGGTAAATCAGATGTGATGGTGTTAGCGCCAGACAGTGAGTTCTTTAAGTATCTTAAAGACGGTAACAAGTAA
- a CDS encoding cytochrome c1 yields MKQLIVLILLLLPALTFAAEVDLQSANIDSQDVAAQKRGFKAFQTYCASCHSTHFQRYQRVADDLGLTEDELKQYMFTGAQESDLIERTMTDEDATRWFGMAPPDLTLVSRVRGEDWVYSFLKSFYQDDKRPFGVNNLLMPYTSMPHVLQYEQGLALPTLAQQQKNGRTITKVVGISDPQGGSMSAPEYDALVKDITAYLVYAAEPVKAQREQMGRWVLLYLAVFFLLAWLLKKEYWKDVH; encoded by the coding sequence ATGAAGCAATTAATCGTGCTGATATTGTTATTGCTCCCTGCGCTCACGTTCGCTGCCGAAGTTGATTTGCAATCGGCTAACATTGATAGCCAAGATGTGGCAGCACAAAAACGCGGTTTTAAAGCATTTCAAACCTATTGTGCCTCCTGCCATAGTACCCATTTTCAACGTTATCAACGTGTAGCTGACGATTTAGGCCTAACTGAGGATGAGCTCAAACAGTACATGTTTACCGGAGCGCAGGAATCCGATTTGATCGAACGCACTATGACAGATGAAGATGCAACGCGGTGGTTTGGCATGGCGCCGCCAGATTTGACGCTCGTCAGCCGTGTTCGTGGTGAAGATTGGGTTTACAGTTTTCTCAAATCCTTTTATCAAGACGATAAACGTCCATTTGGCGTTAACAACCTGCTAATGCCATATACCTCAATGCCTCACGTGTTGCAGTATGAACAAGGATTAGCATTACCTACGCTGGCGCAACAGCAAAAGAATGGCCGTACTATCACGAAAGTTGTGGGAATAAGTGATCCTCAAGGCGGGAGCATGAGTGCTCCAGAGTATGATGCTTTGGTCAAAGATATCACCGCTTATTTGGTCTATGCTGCCGAACCGGTGAAAGCACAACGGGAGCAAATGGGACGTTGGGTACTGCTGTATCTGGCGGTATTTTTCTTATTGGCTTGGCTGTTGAAGAAAGAATATTGGAAGGATGTACACTAA
- a CDS encoding HDOD domain-containing protein, with protein sequence MVASLVGGAKPSAINDIEQRFYKQLISGQQRGAVSNPLDAELEAIAHKIAVEREAAIKRLEKKQQAQQLVAQLTEQLTKLLQAELGNRLSQPQLFLKDSAVSDKQLLLLELLNSPRVDLNRIRPIVAEIGWLGRDITAIVNSPSFMARRQQHSDTQVNDLKVALAYIGLDNLRAYIPYYVCRYWLSQSPSLLWVSRKVWRYSQLQGIAARALAELHQQDPTLFYTIALMKQLGMSVMLSVSADVFEQLRHTWMRQALVERDSALHDALSVCEFPLDLVWPMIAEQSLALTWKLPESLGFADVKAVSILRELTEAKGVVALSDDAKIIAKSSCYAKCMLLDEGQQLSFNERQLMYRYYELSEQEAIRLSGQNFRKTEAV encoded by the coding sequence TTGGTTGCTTCTTTAGTCGGCGGTGCAAAACCGTCAGCCATTAACGACATCGAACAACGCTTTTATAAACAGCTGATTTCCGGGCAGCAGCGTGGTGCTGTGTCAAATCCGTTGGATGCAGAGCTTGAAGCTATCGCCCATAAAATCGCGGTAGAACGTGAGGCCGCGATAAAACGTTTGGAAAAGAAGCAGCAAGCACAGCAGCTGGTGGCGCAACTCACCGAGCAGCTGACAAAGTTATTACAGGCAGAATTAGGTAACCGTTTATCGCAACCGCAACTGTTTCTTAAAGACAGTGCCGTTTCAGACAAACAACTGTTACTACTGGAATTACTAAACTCTCCTCGGGTTGACCTAAACCGTATTCGGCCGATTGTTGCGGAAATTGGCTGGTTGGGGCGCGATATCACCGCCATCGTAAATAGCCCATCATTTATGGCGCGTCGGCAACAACACAGTGATACCCAAGTAAACGATCTGAAAGTCGCGTTGGCGTATATCGGGCTCGATAATTTACGAGCCTACATTCCTTACTATGTGTGCCGCTATTGGTTATCGCAATCACCGAGTTTGCTGTGGGTCAGTCGTAAGGTTTGGCGTTATTCGCAGCTGCAAGGCATCGCAGCGCGCGCCTTGGCCGAGCTACATCAACAAGATCCGACCTTGTTTTACACCATTGCACTGATGAAGCAGCTGGGCATGTCGGTGATGTTAAGTGTCAGTGCGGATGTTTTTGAGCAACTGCGCCACACTTGGATGCGCCAAGCCTTGGTGGAGCGCGACAGCGCCTTGCATGATGCCTTGTCTGTGTGTGAATTCCCGCTAGATTTGGTATGGCCGATGATTGCCGAACAAAGTTTAGCGTTGACGTGGAAACTGCCTGAAAGCTTAGGCTTCGCTGATGTTAAAGCTGTGTCTATTCTACGTGAACTTACCGAAGCAAAAGGGGTTGTGGCGCTGTCTGATGACGCTAAAATTATCGCTAAATCCTCTTGTTATGCTAAATGCATGCTGCTTGATGAAGGGCAACAATTGAGCTTCAACGAACGGCAATTGATGTACCGTTACTATGAATTGAGCGAACAAGAAGCGATCCGACTCAGCGGGCAAAACTTCCGCAAAACAGAAGCCGTCTAA
- the petA gene encoding ubiquinol-cytochrome c reductase iron-sulfur subunit has product MSSSADFGRRRILALTTIAVGGAGIAAASVPFLKSWNPSAKAKAASVPVEVNISKLEPGQLIKVMWRGRPVWVVKRPQAMLDALAQHEELLRDPQSVEPQQPKYAQNPWRSIKPEIFVAIGICTHLGCSPNYQPDSFSEHVDQVIAGFFCPCHGSGFDMAGRVFQGVPAPLNLVVPPHKFVDDNLLVIGVDQEPA; this is encoded by the coding sequence ATGAGCAGTTCGGCAGATTTCGGACGCAGACGCATATTAGCGCTCACCACGATTGCCGTCGGAGGCGCTGGAATTGCCGCTGCATCGGTGCCATTTCTCAAATCTTGGAACCCATCCGCCAAAGCCAAGGCAGCCTCAGTGCCGGTTGAAGTGAATATTAGCAAGCTTGAGCCAGGTCAGCTTATCAAAGTGATGTGGCGTGGTCGTCCCGTGTGGGTCGTAAAACGGCCGCAGGCCATGTTGGATGCACTCGCCCAACACGAAGAATTGCTACGTGACCCGCAATCCGTTGAGCCTCAGCAACCTAAGTATGCTCAAAACCCGTGGCGTTCAATCAAGCCCGAAATTTTTGTGGCGATTGGCATTTGTACCCATTTAGGCTGCAGCCCTAATTATCAACCCGACAGTTTTTCTGAGCATGTGGATCAAGTGATTGCCGGATTTTTCTGTCCTTGTCATGGCTCAGGGTTTGATATGGCCGGAAGGGTCTTTCAAGGGGTACCAGCGCCGTTGAATCTGGTTGTGCCGCCGCACAAATTTGTGGATGACAATCTGCTTGTGATTGGTGTTGATCAGGAACCTGCATAA
- a CDS encoding ClpXP protease specificity-enhancing factor, protein MKGMTPSRPYLLRAYFQWLLDNDLTPHLVVDATVQGTQVPLQYVKDGQIVLNIAPSAVGNLQFDNDFVEFSARFGGVPQQLILPMQSIVAIYARENGAGTVFDMEDAYLLEEGEDAMLNVVESEAVDIAHERKPKTSVTDDKAKRRAHLTVVK, encoded by the coding sequence ATGAAAGGAATGACGCCAAGTCGCCCGTATTTGTTGCGTGCTTATTTCCAATGGCTGTTAGATAACGATTTAACACCGCACTTAGTGGTTGATGCCACAGTGCAAGGAACTCAAGTGCCATTGCAGTACGTGAAAGACGGGCAAATTGTATTGAACATTGCACCATCAGCGGTAGGCAATCTGCAATTCGATAATGATTTTGTCGAATTCAGTGCGCGTTTTGGTGGTGTGCCACAACAATTGATTCTGCCGATGCAGTCTATTGTGGCGATCTATGCCCGCGAAAACGGTGCAGGTACAGTGTTTGATATGGAAGATGCATATCTGTTAGAAGAAGGCGAAGATGCCATGTTGAACGTGGTGGAGTCTGAAGCAGTTGATATCGCACACGAACGTAAGCCAAAAACATCAGTGACTGATGACAAGGCAAAACGCCGTGCGCATTTAACAGTGGTGAAGTAA